Proteins encoded by one window of Nonlabens sp. YIK11:
- a CDS encoding replication initiation protein, translated as MAINSKKGKKVNNVVTIRHPYQLTANFIKWKFTPGENRVLLKILQRIKHNQVMNIDSQLNIQDSVTLKFHWRDLMLENVNDTKKLREDLKLLRSKSIAIPYTKTLRGVTTEHERITGLISEADFDYGKSHVELFLNSHWYSFLIDISRGFTEYNSLVAYNLSTTYSIKMYYFINHWFDTGGKTMSLEQIRREFNIPSDKYAKDTASAFKKRILDPTKKALDETADRSFNYSDIKEGRSIVGFKLAFYNTNNHNPTVIDWKDVNNFLDTLERHFKMDTTQRARLSGLVKKYSFQMIKHFYNQQRHVVEDNVNAGMTVVDAFSKALNDYKIEPITAGNSNY; from the coding sequence ATGGCTATCAACAGCAAAAAGGGTAAAAAAGTTAATAACGTCGTTACCATACGGCATCCCTACCAGCTTACCGCGAATTTTATAAAGTGGAAGTTTACCCCTGGTGAAAACAGAGTGCTGTTGAAGATACTGCAGCGTATAAAACATAATCAGGTAATGAATATTGATTCACAGCTCAACATCCAGGACAGCGTTACACTAAAGTTCCATTGGCGCGACTTGATGTTGGAAAACGTGAACGACACCAAGAAGCTTAGGGAGGATCTAAAGCTTCTTAGATCAAAATCAATAGCAATACCTTACACAAAGACCTTAAGGGGCGTTACAACAGAGCATGAACGAATCACGGGGCTTATCTCCGAGGCGGACTTCGATTACGGGAAGAGTCATGTCGAGCTGTTCCTAAATTCTCATTGGTACAGTTTCCTTATCGATATATCCAGGGGATTTACCGAGTACAACAGTCTAGTGGCCTACAACCTGAGTACTACGTATTCCATAAAGATGTATTATTTCATCAACCACTGGTTCGACACGGGGGGTAAGACGATGTCCCTGGAGCAGATCCGAAGGGAATTCAACATACCCAGCGACAAATACGCAAAGGATACCGCATCGGCATTCAAGAAGCGTATACTGGATCCAACAAAGAAGGCGCTCGATGAGACGGCCGATAGGTCCTTCAATTATTCAGACATTAAAGAAGGTAGAAGCATCGTTGGGTTCAAGCTGGCCTTCTACAATACCAATAACCATAACCCTACGGTAATAGACTGGAAGGATGTAAACAACTTCTTGGATACTCTCGAACGCCATTTCAAAATGGACACTACACAAAGGGCGAGGCTCTCGGGGTTAGTAAAAAAATACTCTTTTCAAATGATCAAACATTTCTACAATCAGCAGCGCCACGTGGTAGAGGATAACGTGAACGCGGGAATGACCGTCGTAGATGCGTTTTCCAAGGCGCTAAATGACTATAAAATTGAGCCTATAACAGCAGGAAATAGTAATTATTAA
- a CDS encoding DUF4113 domain-containing protein encodes MRQEFRSNRFTSRLGEIIVVRC; translated from the coding sequence ATGCGCCAGGAGTTCAGGAGCAACAGATTTACTAGCAGACTTGGGGAAATCATAGTCGTACGATGTTGA
- a CDS encoding ParA family protein — protein MKITVYNAKGGAGKTPIAANIALDHDYAIGTNEAYHVYDSFIIDERLLALDLSESFPMIPDDIDIVFDLAGTISDSSHSITSAIIQSDLIIVPIYNEVKSLAGGIGTLNEISNIPEFKGKVLVVATKLSKERKEHFKKGEWHKSNDYKNVLAAVRNSGFDYNVLPLKFSKAFDAIFEKEMSVAQMCQADPLTRYSHREVQTQFNKIYEFIKTGQDAK, from the coding sequence ATGAAAATAACCGTATATAATGCAAAAGGAGGGGCTGGGAAAACCCCTATTGCCGCCAACATTGCTCTCGATCATGACTACGCCATTGGCACTAATGAGGCATACCACGTCTATGATAGTTTTATAATCGATGAGAGGTTATTAGCCTTAGATCTCTCCGAGTCATTCCCTATGATACCTGATGATATAGATATTGTATTCGATTTAGCTGGGACCATATCGGATAGTTCACACAGCATAACTTCTGCAATTATCCAATCTGACCTTATTATAGTACCCATCTATAATGAGGTGAAATCTTTAGCAGGAGGAATAGGAACACTAAATGAAATCAGCAATATTCCGGAATTCAAAGGAAAGGTTTTGGTTGTTGCAACAAAACTTTCCAAAGAAAGGAAGGAGCATTTTAAAAAGGGAGAGTGGCATAAATCAAATGATTATAAAAATGTATTAGCCGCCGTTCGAAATTCTGGGTTCGACTATAATGTTCTTCCACTCAAATTTTCTAAAGCTTTTGATGCCATATTTGAAAAGGAGATGTCGGTTGCACAGATGTGTCAAGCTGACCCACTTACGAGATATAGCCATCGTGAAGTACAGACCCAATTCAACAAAATCTACGAATTCATAAAAACAGGACAAGATGCCAAGTAA
- a CDS encoding helix-turn-helix domain-containing protein has product MQLTEKQIREIKIKSPLMVGELLKRLRKSKNLTQIELGSLVLMDRQYIYKLESGRVAPNISTLVILVTAMDSDLRDLFDLSKP; this is encoded by the coding sequence ATGCAATTAACCGAAAAACAGATAAGGGAGATCAAGATAAAATCACCACTCATGGTCGGTGAGCTGCTAAAAAGGTTGCGTAAAAGCAAGAATCTTACCCAAATTGAACTAGGGTCGTTGGTCCTTATGGATCGTCAGTATATTTATAAACTGGAATCTGGCAGAGTAGCACCAAATATTTCCACATTGGTAATTCTGGTTACCGCCATGGATAGTGACCTGAGAGACTTGTTCGATTTATCAAAACCTTAG